In one window of Saprospiraceae bacterium DNA:
- the miaA gene encoding tRNA (adenosine(37)-N6)-dimethylallyltransferase MiaA: protein MTKNNLIVISGPTASGKSDLAFRLAQHWQCPIISADSRQIYKELDIGTGKPTKDMLNAVEHHFIDHIEPENNYSVGTFEKEALFCLENLFKIHPCVIVCGGTGLYLKALLKGLDELPASDSDSKLRAQQLYAKEGLDGFLGLLQKIDPDYFDRVDRNNIRRISRALEVYFMTGRPFSYYVNKKSPIARFPFQEYCLMPDREWLYERINQRVNEMIQWGLLDEVQRLLPWKAYQALDTVGYKELFAFLEKKSSWEEAISLIKQHSRNYAKRQITWFRKESYASFVDPVNQDLFKRIAGS, encoded by the coding sequence TTGACTAAAAATAACCTGATCGTTATCTCAGGCCCTACGGCCAGCGGAAAATCGGATCTGGCTTTTCGGCTGGCACAACATTGGCAATGCCCGATCATTTCTGCTGACAGCCGGCAAATTTACAAGGAACTGGATATCGGAACCGGAAAGCCTACCAAAGATATGTTAAATGCCGTAGAACATCACTTTATCGACCATATTGAACCTGAAAATAACTATTCGGTGGGAACATTTGAAAAAGAAGCTTTGTTTTGCCTCGAAAATTTGTTTAAGATACATCCATGTGTAATTGTCTGTGGAGGGACAGGACTTTATCTGAAAGCTTTACTAAAAGGGCTTGATGAACTTCCCGCATCGGATTCAGATTCAAAGTTGCGAGCTCAGCAATTGTATGCCAAAGAGGGACTGGATGGTTTTCTGGGATTGCTTCAAAAGATTGATCCTGATTATTTTGATCGGGTCGACCGCAATAACATCCGAAGGATCAGTCGTGCATTGGAAGTGTACTTCATGACAGGAAGACCTTTTTCTTATTATGTAAATAAAAAATCGCCTATTGCCCGTTTTCCCTTTCAGGAATATTGTTTAATGCCCGATCGGGAATGGCTTTACGAACGAATCAATCAAAGAGTTAATGAAATGATCCAATGGGGTCTGCTCGATGAGGTTCAGCGTTTGTTGCCATGGAAAGCATATCAGGCACTTGATACCGTCGGTTACAAAGAGTTGTTCGCATTTTTAGAAAAAAAATCCAGTTGGGAAGAAGCCATTTCTCTTATCAAACAACACAGCAGGAATTATGCAAAAAGACAAATAACCTGGTTCAGGAAAGAAAGCTATGCTTCTTTTGTAGATCCGGTCAATCAGGATTTGTTTAAGCGAATTGCGGGATCCTGA
- a CDS encoding 1-acyl-sn-glycerol-3-phosphate acyltransferase — translation MFYKFLKIWANISFRFYFRRIAVSGIENIPKQGAVLFIVNHPNSFLEACLVACFQHRDLHFLVRGDMFEKKWLKPILEWTNQIPIFRFKDGYTRLKQNKSSFDESFKVLSQNKTILIFPEASTQMVKYLRPLQKGAARLAIGTVEEYGVEKLHVIPTGVYYSKPTKARSDVILHFGPPIEIGAWLHNCKTQADKLTELTKTFENSLESVVIGIRQDQHEKEFERLIEILEPQFQKFKKQYAYAPLIDFEQHKKLANQFRLLDEEDLKEFRQLSKKYQHNFDSVKSLHWKLDKSLFQKTISVKLACLYFLLGIPGISIYGLPLWLCKQFAQKKIKHIEFYAPVRLALSMFIHLLVSLILFWIFLFEFHFYWSTFILFVLQLSLLSFLKFLDHKPYLKTIFNHLSAREKQQKMQLRNDIINQFGMRRDENCIHLPDLGSYH, via the coding sequence GTGTTTTACAAATTTCTAAAAATATGGGCCAATATAAGCTTTCGCTTTTATTTCCGCAGAATTGCTGTTTCGGGCATTGAAAACATCCCAAAACAAGGGGCTGTATTGTTTATTGTGAATCATCCCAATTCATTTTTAGAAGCCTGTCTGGTGGCATGTTTCCAACATCGCGACCTTCATTTTCTGGTCCGGGGCGACATGTTTGAAAAAAAATGGCTCAAACCTATTCTGGAATGGACCAATCAAATCCCGATTTTCAGATTCAAGGATGGTTATACCCGGTTAAAACAAAATAAAAGCAGTTTTGATGAATCTTTCAAGGTTTTGTCTCAAAATAAAACGATTCTGATCTTCCCGGAAGCCAGTACACAAATGGTAAAATATCTCAGGCCGCTACAGAAAGGGGCAGCCCGATTGGCCATAGGTACTGTAGAAGAATATGGTGTGGAAAAACTTCATGTCATTCCAACCGGAGTCTACTACAGTAAACCCACGAAAGCAAGAAGTGATGTCATTCTGCACTTCGGACCGCCTATAGAAATTGGAGCCTGGCTGCACAATTGTAAGACTCAGGCCGACAAATTAACAGAATTGACCAAGACTTTCGAAAATTCGCTTGAAAGCGTTGTTATTGGAATCCGTCAGGACCAGCATGAAAAAGAATTTGAAAGACTTATTGAAATTCTCGAACCTCAATTTCAAAAATTTAAAAAGCAATACGCTTATGCCCCTCTCATCGATTTTGAACAACACAAGAAATTAGCCAATCAGTTCAGATTATTGGATGAAGAAGATCTGAAAGAATTCAGGCAACTATCAAAAAAATATCAGCACAATTTTGATTCCGTCAAATCGCTTCACTGGAAACTAGATAAATCGCTTTTCCAAAAAACCATTTCTGTTAAACTGGCCTGCCTTTATTTCTTGCTGGGCATCCCGGGAATCTCGATCTATGGATTGCCGCTTTGGCTATGCAAACAATTCGCTCAAAAGAAAATTAAACACATTGAGTTTTATGCCCCGGTGCGCCTTGCTTTATCCATGTTCATTCATTTATTGGTGAGTTTAATTTTATTTTGGATATTCTTGTTTGAGTTTCATTTTTATTGGAGCACTTTCATTTTGTTTGTACTGCAATTATCGCTGCTTAGTTTTTTGAAATTCCTGGACCATAAGCCTTACTTAAAAACTATTTTCAATCATTTATCGGCCAGGGAAAAGCAGCAAAAAATGCAATTGCGCAACGATATAATAAATCAATTTGGGATGCGCAGAGATGAAAACTGCATACATCTTCCTGACCTGGGCTCATATCATTGA
- a CDS encoding YdeI/OmpD-associated family protein: MGNKDPRIDAYIDKSNAFAKPILIHLRQLIHQAVPEINETIKWSFTAFDYKGPLCTMAAFKEHISFDFWKAELLKDPEKHLQPRKNHGGNAMGHLGKIQSLQDLPPDEIIIAFLLEAKKLNDEQIKLPPKPKKEWIEIPIPEEFTTALQLHKKAQTEFEKFSPSHKREYLHWINEAKTTATRDKRIQTAMEWISEGKSRNWKYEKK, translated from the coding sequence ATGGGGAACAAAGATCCGCGAATTGATGCTTATATTGATAAATCAAACGCTTTTGCCAAACCCATTCTGATCCACCTTCGTCAACTCATCCATCAGGCTGTTCCTGAAATAAACGAAACCATTAAATGGTCCTTTACAGCTTTTGATTACAAAGGCCCTTTGTGTACGATGGCAGCTTTTAAAGAACATATTTCATTTGATTTTTGGAAGGCGGAATTATTGAAAGATCCTGAAAAACATTTGCAGCCCCGTAAAAATCACGGTGGAAACGCTATGGGACATTTGGGCAAGATCCAATCGCTTCAAGATCTTCCTCCCGATGAAATTATTATTGCATTTTTACTTGAAGCCAAAAAGCTCAACGACGAGCAGATCAAACTTCCTCCCAAACCAAAAAAAGAATGGATAGAAATCCCAATACCTGAAGAATTTACTACTGCATTACAACTTCATAAGAAAGCTCAAACCGAGTTTGAGAAATTCAGTCCCTCACATAAGAGAGAATACCTCCATTGGATAAATGAAGCTAAAACGACGGCAACACGAGACAAAAGGATACAAACTGCTATGGAATGGATTTCTGAAGGAAAAAGCAGAAACTGGAAATACGAAAAAAAATGA